A stretch of DNA from Mus musculus strain C57BL/6J chromosome 6, GRCm38.p6 C57BL/6J:
AAGGTATACTGTATGCTTAAAAGAAAACTGACTGAAATCTTCCTGTATAGAAAACACCTATGTGGGCCCCTattaaaggagctagagaaagtacccaaggagctgaagggatctgcaaccctataggaggaacaacaatataaactaaccagtacccccagagcttgtgtctctagttgcatatgtagcagaggatggtctaggtggccatcaattggaggagaggcctacgaagatcatatgccccagtacaggggaatgccagggccaggaagtaggagtgggtgggttggggtgcggggggagggtataggggactttcgggatagcatttgaaatgaaaatgaagaaaataataaaaaaaagaaaaaagaaaagaaagcacctaTGTAGCAGTAAACTCTGCCAAGGTGAAGATGCTATGGTGGTGACATTTGTACACCCTGGTGAACACATGGCTGTGAGCAGCAGCTCGGAGCACAGCCAGATTGGAGCTGGAAACAGGTAAGGACAGACACAAGGGGTCCTCCGCAGATCAATATACCCCCACTTTAAGGAGGAACATGTACCCTTTGCTTGCCTGCTGGCCTGCCAACCAACATCACCTGTATAAAAGGCACAACATAGCTTGAATATGCAGAGACTGCCTCTTGATTTATAAGGACAAGCAGCTTATGGGGGCAGAGAATCCAACTTTCCAATCTTCCATATAatattgtgttttctctctctatgtgtgtgtgtgtgtgtgtgtgtgtgtgtgtgtgtgtgtatgtgtgtgtaacttaAAGTCTctaaaaatgactttaaaagcCAGAGCTGGCTGTAAACTCAGTCATATGAATAAGAATGATCTTGAACTcgctctagtgctgggattagagacatgtgACATAATTAACTGTCCAGCTAAAACTCAAACATATTTTTCGACACAGCAACCAGTGTAGCCCCAGAAAATGGTTGTAAAGGAAGGTGTGATAAACCACACTGATGCCAACAAAAGGGAACCTAGTGCAGAGAGGCTGACAGGGTCATCTGGTTCCTCTCTGTAGGGGCAGCCCCTAGCTTGTACTTCCCGGTAGACCAGCTCTTTACGGAAGAAATGCAGGTTTAATGGGAGCAAACTCAGCAAGGCACAGCGTTCTGAATGAGCACTTGCTGTCAGACACGCTCTCCCTTGGAAGTCCTCGCCTTCTTGGGCTCCCGGGAAAAACTCATCTGCATAACATTTGGTAGATTGATGgtttaagaaagaaataatgtttggggctggagagctggctcagaggttaagagcactgactgctcttctagaggtcctgagttcaattcccagcggctcacaaccatctgtaatgggatcagatgccaccttctggtgtatctgaagacagcaacagtatactcacataaaataaataaaatctttaaaaaaaaaaaaaagaaaaaagaaaagaaaaaagaacaaagtaaagtttgggggctggagagatggctccattgtTAAGAGTGCTGGTTGCTTTcctagaggaccagggttcaattcccagcaaccacatggtggctcagactGTCTGGAACTTTAGTTCCaagagatccagtgccctctttggGCCTCTACAGATACCAtcagcacacatgtggtgtgcatgcatgctcacgcgcgtgtgcacacactcataaaagcaagcaaatcttttaaaaagagaaaaaagaaataaggttTGGACATTGGcagttgtgcacacctttaatcctaacactcaggagacagaggcagggggattgtctgagtttgaagcctgcctggtctacagagtgatttccaggacagctagagctacatggaaaccctgtttcgaaaaggTTTGGTAATTAATTGCTGGTTTGAGGAAAAAGGGCTTCCAGTGTTATTAGAAAACTGTCACACCACTTAGCAATTGCTTACTGCCCATGCTTTCTTTGGAGCCTGATGTGGAAAGGGCCATGGGCTTGCCCAAAGCTGCGGCCCCACGGCAGTCTGTTGCTTACTGGCAGATATAACTGTCCCAGCACCCAGTCCTACCTTAAATCCAGTCGGACACCAATCTACAAACTGGATGGTGCGCTTTGTCTTGATGGTTGCAATAGCCGCGTTGACATCTTTGGGAACCACATCCCCCCGGTACAACATGCAGCAGGCCATGTATTTGCCGTGGCGAGGGTCACACTTGACCATCTGATTGGCTGGCTCGAAGCAAGCATTGGTGATCTCTGCCACTGACAGCTGCTCATGGTATGCCTTCTCAGCTGAGATGACCGGGGCGTAGGTTGCCAGTGGGAAGTGGATGCGAGGGTATGGCACCAGGTTGGTCTGGAATTCTGTTAAGTCCACATTCAGGGCGCCATCAAACCTCAGGGAGGCTGTAATGGACGACACAATCTGCCCAATCAGACGATTGAGGTTGGTGTATGTGGGACGTTCAATATCCAGGTTGCGCCGGCAGATGTCGTAGATGGCTTCGTTATCCACCATGAAAGCACAGTCGGAATGCTCTAGGGTGGTGTGCGTGGTCAGGATGGAGTTGTAAGGCTCCACGACCGCTGTAGAAACCTGGGGGGCTGGGTAGATGGCAAACTCCAGCTTGGACTTCTTGCCATAGTCCACTGAAAGCCGCTCCATCAGCAGCGATGCAAACCCAGACCCTGTGCCTCCTCCAAAGCTGTGGAAGATGAGGAAGCCCTGCAGTCCCGTGCACAGATCGGCCTGTGGTAAAACCAGAGTACATAAGCCAGTGCCTACAAAGCCACATTCCGACTTCCACCCCACATGCAGGACTTCCATTTCTACAAACTGATGCAAATTCAGACTGCCTACCATACAGACGCCGCACTGGGTTTGAATACAATGAAGACCGGTAGCTGCGTCTCAGCAGAGTCTGAAGTAAGGTATTTTGGTAAACTTATGATAGATTCCTGACTCTAACAGATTTGCCGAGATGACTGAGCcttatagttttatgtcaacttgacaccagcttACGTTTGAGAGGAGGGACCCTGTTATTAAGGAAAACGCCTCCATAGGATCAGGTTGTAGGAAGCCCgtcgggcattttcttaattagtgaataATGGAGAGGGCCCAGACCCTTGTGAGTGGTAcgacccctgggctggtggtcctagattctgcaaggaagcaggctgagcaagccacagggagcaagccagtaggcagcaccccttcatggcctctgcattagctcctgcctgaCTAACTGCAATGATAAACAG
This window harbors:
- the Tuba3a gene encoding tubulin alpha-3 chain: MRECISIHVGQAGVQIGNACWELYCLEHGIQPDGQMPSDKTIGGGDDSFNTFFSETGAGKHVPRAVFVDLEPTVVDEVRTGTYRQLFHPEQLITGKEDAANNYARGHYTIGKEIVDLVLDRIRKLADLCTGLQGFLIFHSFGGGTGSGFASLLMERLSVDYGKKSKLEFAIYPAPQVSTAVVEPYNSILTTHTTLEHSDCAFMVDNEAIYDICRRNLDIERPTYTNLNRLIGQIVSSITASLRFDGALNVDLTEFQTNLVPYPRIHFPLATYAPVISAEKAYHEQLSVAEITNACFEPANQMVKCDPRHGKYMACCMLYRGDVVPKDVNAAIATIKTKRTIQFVDWCPTGFKVGINYQPPTVVPGGDLAKVQRAVCMLSNTTAIAEAWARLDHKFDLMYAKRAFVHWYVGEGMEEGEFSEAREDLAALEKDYEEVGVDSVEAEAEEGEEY